In Thiomonas arsenitoxydans, the genomic stretch GGGCGTTCTTGGCCGGACGCTCGATGAGCACGCGCGACACCGAAGCATTTTTCAAACGCTTCGCCAGGTACTCGCGCACCATGATGTCTTCGCTGAGCATCTTGGCGTACTGGGTGCTCGGCGCATACCAGCGCGAAGCCCAACCGCGGGTGACGGCCAGACGGAAACCGGTCGGATGAATTTTCTGTCCCATATGACGTCCTCAGTTCCCGACTTGAATGTAGATATGGCAGGTGGGCTTGCTGATGCGATTGCCACGACCTTTGGCGCGCGCACTGAAGCGCTTGAGGGTTGCCCCCTCTTCCACCATGATCTGAGTCACTTTCAGTTCGTCCACATCGGCGCCATCGTTGTGCTCGGCGTTGGCGATGGCCGACTCCAGCACTTTCTTGATGATGCCCGAGGCCTTCTTGGGCGAGAACTCCAGGATGTTCAAAGCGGAGTCCACTTTTTTACCGCGAATCAGATCCGCCACCAGTCGGCCTTTTTGGGCCGAGAGGCGAACGCCGCGTAGGGTTGCACGAGTTTCCATGTGTCTGCCTTACTTCTTCGCCTTTTTATCGGCGGGATGTCCTTTGAATGTCCGCGTCAGCGCGAATTCGCCAAGCTTGTGGCCCACCATCTGGTCGGACACATAGACCGGAACATGCTGCTTGCCGTTGTGCACGGCAATCGTCACGCCGATGAATTCGGGCAGGATGGTGGAACGACGCGACCAGGTCTTCACCGGGCGCTTGTCTTTGGTGCTGACAGCAGCTTCAACCTTTTTCAGCAGATGCTGGTCGCAGAACGGACCTTTTTTGAGTGAGCGAGCCATGTGCTATCCCTTACTTCTTACGACGCGACACGATCATGCTCTGCGTGCGCTTGTTGTTGCGGGTGCGATAACCCTTGGTCGGCGTACCCCACGGGCTGACCGCCACGCGACCCTCGCCTGTCTTGCCTTCACCACCGCCATGCGGGTGGTCGACCGGGTTCATGGCCACGCCACGCACCGTCGGGCGAATACCTTGCCAACGCTTTGCACCCGCCTTGCCGTACTGGCGCAGGTTGTGCTCTTCGTTGCTCACCTCACCCAGCGTGGCGCGACACTCGATGTGAATGCGGCGAACCTCGCCAGAACGCATGCGCACTTGAGCGTGAATGCCTTCGCGCGCCAGCAGCACCGCAGAAGCGCCGGCGGAACGCGCGATCTGGGCACCCTTGCCAGGCTGCATTTCGATGCAATGAATGGTTGAACCCACCGGAATATTGCGGATAGGCAGCGTGTTGCCCGCACGAATCGGCGCCTCGGAGCCGCTCATCAACGTAGCGCCCACTTCGAGGTTGCGCGGCGCAATGATGTAGCGGCGCTCACCGTCGGCGTAGCACACCAGCGCGATGTGCGCGGTACGGTTCGGGTCGTATTCGATACGTTCGACCTTGGCCGGAATGCCGTCCTTGTCGCGACGGAAATCGACCACACGGTAATGGTGCTTGTGACCACCGCCGCGATGGCGCGTGGTGATATGACCATTGTTGTTGCGGCCAGCCTTCTGGAACTGGGGCTCGAGCAGCGAACGCTCGGGCTCGCCCTTGTACAGATGCGGGTGCGAGACCTTGACGACGGCGCGGCGGCCAGCCGAGGTCGG encodes the following:
- the rplV gene encoding 50S ribosomal protein L22, which translates into the protein METRATLRGVRLSAQKGRLVADLIRGKKVDSALNILEFSPKKASGIIKKVLESAIANAEHNDGADVDELKVTQIMVEEGATLKRFSARAKGRGNRISKPTCHIYIQVGN
- the rpsS gene encoding 30S ribosomal protein S19, with amino-acid sequence MARSLKKGPFCDQHLLKKVEAAVSTKDKRPVKTWSRRSTILPEFIGVTIAVHNGKQHVPVYVSDQMVGHKLGEFALTRTFKGHPADKKAKK
- the rplB gene encoding 50S ribosomal protein L2, which encodes MPVVKVKPTSAGRRAVVKVSHPHLYKGEPERSLLEPQFQKAGRNNNGHITTRHRGGGHKHHYRVVDFRRDKDGIPAKVERIEYDPNRTAHIALVCYADGERRYIIAPRNLEVGATLMSGSEAPIRAGNTLPIRNIPVGSTIHCIEMQPGKGAQIARSAGASAVLLAREGIHAQVRMRSGEVRRIHIECRATLGEVSNEEHNLRQYGKAGAKRWQGIRPTVRGVAMNPVDHPHGGGEGKTGEGRVAVSPWGTPTKGYRTRNNKRTQSMIVSRRKK